In one Bactrocera tryoni isolate S06 chromosome 5, CSIRO_BtryS06_freeze2, whole genome shotgun sequence genomic region, the following are encoded:
- the LOC120779152 gene encoding DNA repair protein Rev1 produces the protein MNANGFEQWGGYMEAKITKLEEQFSAGSNPYRKSNLFSGISIFVNGLTNPSADELKRIMMVHGGIYHHYERSHTTYIIASNLPDVKVRNMNTSKIISPQWVVDSVKEMRVLDYTRYLLYTNQKVSQPSLVFKNVKKSVCENDQSKKENHNATQCNNAVVSPDTSTLTDVDKISGKDLARTAVDPKFLSEFYNNSRLHHIATLGAGFKQYVSDLRDQHGTKDFPARKELKEKLNVGGNLNTKTSKKYVMHIDMDCFFVSVGLRKYPELKGQPVAVTHSKGGSSANEVPVHPSADRKTEMELFAKRFEQHLHNNILSEKVRGGFEAKMSLSEIASCSYEARAKGIRNGMFVGKALNLCPELKTIPYDFEGYREVAYTLYDTIAQYILNIEAVSCDEMFVDLTEVLDEMQVEPMDFVRAVREEVRAKTGCPCSAGVGGNKLQARMATKQAKPDGQYLLLPEVAEKYMANIKIEELPGVGSSTAYTLKNNNLVTCGDLQMISLLKLQMHVGKKFGETLYQFCRGIDNRPLTYGQIRKSVSAEVNYGIRFKEFSELETFLGQLCTEVHTRLTDLKRRTKCITLKVMVRAKDAPLEAAKFMGHGVCDHVTKSVSLSDYTSDVEVIIRTVIATMKALTIPPNELRGIGIQLSKLNDPNEGKAHKENAIMNMFSKVVEKKKDKISEPSDNNSDCIVISDNAGTTNANVPIISKPASNEHKYEQNNKDIGKRTRGKATSVVSEKKSKKTPDILDLMQKAKQKQPVVSVSNAATINNSIPKDIDPDVFAALPADIRNEILQAHNESIKQTTKPVMPVQPPTNSNLSILNESDFQPSTSKAAEHRKQRKQLQKLQKQQENHPYEHNSSDVPHVDPEFLAALPQELRMELEKEYAQLPGKSKSPDLKKIPSTQTAANTDAQRPEIQISADNIFMQVNCKEMILAWLKSADKPEAYDVDLIAKHAEEMVSADEIDTLYTPLIYLCKLINHQKSSGTPSDCVWHKAYLDIIKVVQKRMAEAYNGRSLFLGAKLKCDNCDNS, from the exons ATGAACGCGAATGGGTTTGAACAATGG gGAGGCTATATGGAAGCAAAAATCACCAAGCTCGAGGAACAATTTTCCGCTGGTAGCAATCCCTATagaaaatctaatttattttcTGGAATATCCATATTTGTTAACGGTTTAACTAATCCTTCAGCTGATGAGTTAAAACGAATCATGATGGTTCATGGAGGGATCTACCATCATTATGAACGttcacatactacatatattatagCATCTAATTTGCCAGATGTAAAAGTTCGTAATATGAATACCAGTAAAATTATAAGCCCACAATGGGTGGTCGACTCGGTAAAAGAAATGCGCGTATTGGATTATACCCGTTATTTATtgtatacaaatcaaaaagtatCGCAACCAAGCTTAGTCTTTAAGAATGTTAAAAAGAGTGTTTGTGAGAATGATcaatcaaaaaaagaaaatcacaaCGCTACACAATGTAATAACGCTGTAGTTTCGCCCGATACAAGTACATTGACAGATGTTGATAAAATCAGTGGAAAAGATTTGGCGCGTACTGCTGTGGATCCGAAATTTCTTTcagaattttataataattcgaGATTACATCATATCGCAACACTTGGTGCTGGTTTTAAGCAGTACGTCTCCGATTTGCGTGATCAACATGGCACAAAAGATTTTCCAGCACGAAAGGAACTAAAGGAAAAACTAAATGTTGGTGGAAATCTAAACACTAAAACatctaaaaaatatgtaatgcatatcgatatggattgcttctTTGTGTCGGTTGGCCTGCGGAAATATCCCGAATTAAAGGGTCAACCAGTGGCTGTGACACATTCTAAAG GCGGATCCAGCGCAAATGAAGTGCCCGTTCACCCTAGCGCTGATCGCAAAACTGAAATGGAATTGTTTGCAAAGCGTTTTGAACAACATTTacacaataatattttatctGAGAAGGTACGTGGAGGTTTCGAAGCTAAAATGTCACTTTCGGAAATTGCTTCTTGTAGCTACGAGGCCCGCGCCAAAGGTATACGCAATGGCATGTTTGTCGgaaaagctttaaatttatGTCCCGAGTTAAAGACCATACCTTATGATTTCGAAGGCTATCGTGAAGTAGCTTACACCTTATACGATACTATAGCGCAGTACATCTTAAATATTGAGGCTGTAAGTTGTGATGAAATGTTTGTTGATTTAACGGAGGTATTAGACGAGATGCAAGTGGAACCCATGGATTTTGTGCGTGCTGTGCGCGAAGAAGTGCGAGCAAAAACTGGATGTCCATGTTCCGCAGGTGTAGGTGGAAATAA ATTGCAAGCACGTATGGCAACAAAACAAGCCAAGCCAGATGGTCAATACTTGTTGCTACCAGAAGTTGCTGAGAAATAtatggcaaatataaaaatcgaAGAGTTACCCGGTGTGGGAAGTAGCACGGCTtatactttgaaaaataataatttagtaaCTTGCGGAGATCTTCAAATGATTTCGTTATTGAAATTGCAAATGCATGTTGGCAAAAAATTTGGAGAGACGCTTTATCAGTTCTGCCGTGGTATCGATAATCGACCGCTGACTTATGGTCAA ataCGTAAATCTGTTTCAGCCGAAGTAAATTATGGTATACGATTCAAAGAATTTAGTGAATTGGAAACATTTTTGGGGCAATTATGCACTGAAGTGCACACTCGCCTTACCGACTTAAAACGACGCACGAAATGCATTACCCTAAAGGTAATGGTGCGTGCCAAAGATGCGCCCCTTGAGGCAGCCAAGTTTATGGGTCATGGCGTATGTGATCACGTGACAAAATCAGTTTCACTATCAGATTATACAAGCGATGTAGAAGTAATCATACGAACCGTAATTGCTACAATGAAGGCATTAACGATACCACCCAATGAATTGCGTGGCATAGGCATTCAACTTTCTAAACTAAATGATCCTAACGAAGGCAAAGCACATAAGGAGAATGCAATAATGAATATGTTTAGCAAAGTGGTGGAAAAGAAAAAAG ACAAAATCAGTGAACCGTCCGATAATAATAGTGACTGTATTGTCATAAGCGATAATGCTGGTACCACAAATGCCAATGTGCCAATAATAAGTAAGCCAGCATCAAATGAACACAAATACGAACAAAACAATAAAGATATTGGAAAGCGCACTCGGGGTAAGGCCACTAGTGTTGTCTCGGAGAAGAAATCCAAAAAAACACCTGATATATTGGACTTGATGCAAAAGGCCAAACAAAAGCAACCAGTTGTATCTGTAAGTAACGCTGCGACTATTAATAATTCCATACCGAAGGATATCGATCCAGATGTTTTTGCGGCTCTACCAGCCGACATACGTAATGAAATTTTGCAAGCTCATAATGaaagtataaaacaaacaacGAAACCAGTTATGCCAGTTCAACCGCCAACCAATTCGAATTTAAGCATTCTCAACGAAAGTGATTTCCAACCATCAACGTCCAAAGCAGCAGAACACAGAAAACAACGTAAACAGCTGCAGaaattacaaaagcaacaagaaaATCATCCATACGAACATAATTCATCAGATGTGCCGCATGTTGATCCGGAATTTCTAGCGGCGTTGCCACAAGAGTTGCGTATGGAACTTGAGAAGGAATATGCGCAGCTACCGGGAAAAAGCAAGTCACCTGATCTTAAGAAAATACCTAGCACACAGACAGCTGCTAATACTGACGCACAGCGGCCGGAAATACAAATATCTGCCGACAATATTTTCATGCAAGTGAATTGTAAAGAAATGATTTTAGCTTGGTTAAAGAGCGCCGACAAACCAGAAGCATATGATGTTGATTTAATTGCCAAACACGCCGAAGAAATGGTCAGTGCTGATGAAATTGATACACTATACACGCCGCTGATTTATCTCTGCAA gTTAATAAATCACCAGAAGAGTAGTGGTACACCCAGTGATTGCGTGTGGCATAAAGCCTACCTTGACATAATTAAAGTAGTTCAGAAGAGAATGGCCGAAGCTTATAACGGCCGTAGTCTGTTTTTGGGCGCGAAGTTGAAATGTGATAATTGTGATAATTCGTAA
- the LOC120777919 gene encoding integrator complex subunit 10 produces METITSEESYLVSQAQKLRSTDGASAKAWLITAKTLYPTSFEILFEAYKLEKESKNFEEAAKCFSNIALNFQNQNAELWNEVNELTNALRAPENEITPAQEFYVKMFQHVSYDVQHKILLLTVNNAENSIHQCKLLLLILKRFPQAAITHSPRLLEMIADGMKQNPQKYQEMLVEEALPLIYHKTPELPPVLVCRLFTISLEYYIRQIIDDENKCDNTEIWKKIFQVLMLCGKILRWETFLPFNKTWGQNVYWDKLIEIVSISPAGSTQVLFYATTLFIYSLHCYIKNCYTQSEDAGINHVLVEGFTVDWKMEAPDVQSMEPPQISLTTPTSKDISKAFVHAAQCWQLLNTEQFQRDFSKLLLTLPLAAWISRFLFDLAIYFGHQEEAKKLMSEMIVTSSLVQNLQILSLNLLQGNLTLQGFECIVKIIDELPATQGHNLEHLTLKVPRHMIFIPLTQKALIQYCTKAIINTLSRKLYEPNCPDQILGDLLVLLQLEYPRETLMAEQIFTLITSRRAFAYRLFTTYIITIDFIEEFLHIWHAHNEDFAFDLSPAQTGSSVCRVGTRGADKGAREDFRIIIKQQILRANEVLTTLMANFIQQEHMQLARNMFGVAVTDDVGFQ; encoded by the exons ATGGAAACAATTACTTCTGAAGAAAGTTATTTGGTGTCTCAGGCACAAAAGCTCCGGAGCACTGATGGTGCATCAGCCAAGGCCTGGTTGATAACAGCAAAAACATTGTATCCCACCAGCTTTGAAATATTG TTTGAAGCATATAAACTAGAGAAAGAATCGAAAAACTTTGAAGAGGCTGCGAAATGCTTTAGCAATAT AGCGTTAAACTTTCAAAACCAAAATGCGGAATTGTGGAATGAAGTAAATGAGCTGACCAATGCTCTGCGAGCTCCAGAAAATGAAATTACTCCGGCACAAGAATTCTACGTGAAAATGTTCCAGCATGTATCATATGACGTGcagcataaaatattattgcttaCAGTTAATAATGCCGAAAACAGTATCCATCAATGCAAATTATTGCTACTCATATTGAAACGTTTCCCACAAGCTGCCATCACACACTCG CCAAGATTACTAGAAATGATAGCGGACGGCATGAaacaaaatcctcaaaaatACCAAGAAATGCTTGTAGAAGAGGCATTACCACTGATTTACCACAAAACACCAGAGCTGCCTCCTGTACTCGTTTGCAGATTATTCACAATTTCATTGGAATATTATATACGTCAGATAATTGATGATGAGAATAAGTGTGATAACACTGAAATATGGAAAAAGATATTTCAAGTTTTGATGTTGTGTGGTAAAATTTTACGTTGGGAAACATTTTTACCGTTCAATAAAACTTGGGGCCAAAATGTTTATTGGGATAAGCTTATAGAAATTGTGTCAATTAGTCCAGCTGGCAGTACCCAAGTGCTTTTTTATGCtacaactttatttatttattcactaCATTGTTATATCAAGAATTGTTATACACAATCAGAAGATGCTGGAATTAATCATGTTTTGGTGGAAGGTTTCAcag TTGACTGGAAAATGGAAGCACCAGATGTACAAAGTATGGAGCCTCCACAGATCTCACTAACCACACCAACAAGCAAAGATATTTCCAAAGCATTTGTTCACGCCGCACAAtgttggcaacttttaaatacGGAGCAATTTCAACGTGATTTCAGCAAATTACTACTCACCTTACCTTTGGCTGCATGGATATCGCGATTTCTCTTTGATTTGGCGATATACTTCGGCCACCAGGAAGAGGCAAAGAAATTAATGTCTGAGATGATAGTAACTAGTAGCTTGGTACAGAATTTGCAAATATTAAGCTTAAACCTATTACAAGGAAATTTGACG CTACAGGGATTCGAATGCATAGTCAAAATTATTGACGAATTGCCAGCAACCCAAGGACATAATTTGGAACATTTAACTTTAAAGGTGCCCCGCCATATGATATTTATACCATTGACACAGAAAGCATTAATACAGTACTGTACGAAAGCCATCATTAATACCCTAAGT cgAAAGCTTTACGAACCTAACTGTCCTGATCAAATACTGGGTGACTTATTGGTATTACTACAACTTGAATATCCGCGTGAGACGCTAATGGCTGAGCAAATCTTTACGCTGATAACATCGCGAAGAGCATTCGCTTATCGCTTATTTACTACCTACATAATAACAATCGATTTTATCGAAGAATTCTTGCATATTTGGCATGCACATAATGAAGACTTTGCGTTTGATTTGTCGCCTGCGCAAACCGGCTCAAGTGTTTGTCGCGTTGGTACCCGTGGTGCTGACAAAGGAGCCCGTGAAGATTTCCGAATTATCATAAAGCAGCAGATTTTAAGAGCAAATGAGGTACTTACAACATTAATGGCCAATTTTATTCAACAGGAACATATGCAGTTAGCGCGAAACATGTTCGGTGTTGCAGTCACTGATGACGTAGGATTCCaataa